Part of the Solanum pennellii chromosome 10, SPENNV200 genome is shown below.
AGTCCGGCGCAACGATCTCCGGCGAGCAACCGATCCAAACCCAGTCTGAATTCCAACAAAACCCATTACTTTATGCCTCTTATACCCTCCACCAGTAACCCCaaacccattttcttccctaCTCATCACATTCCTATCCCAAGCAACTGAAACAGATCTGGGTTCAGCATATTTACAGCTGTTACCAAAACCCCTCCTTGAAATCGCAATAAACCCGAACAGAAACCCAGCAAAACCAATTAGACAACATAGAATCAAGATTTTCGATCTACGGGAATGGTAAAAGTACGAATAGGATGATCTAGCAGTGAAAATTTTTGGGTTTGAAGGCATTTCTACGCAAATGGGGTTGTTGAAAATCTGAAAAAAAGATTCAAGAATCGAATTACACAAACTGATTGCCCCAGATTTCTACTGAATTGAACTGAATACTCATCAAAATGTATATTGAGCTGACAGTTTGTTGGAATGGTTGTTACTTGTAACCTCTAGTGTTAGTTGGAGGTTACAAAAGCATAAGCAAATTTCTTTTAGTTATTAGGTTTTCGTTAACTCGTTCTTGCCACCCTAGATCCGTCTCTAAATTCTCGaagaatataatgaaaaaattttaTTGTAAAGAGTTAATGATATagtcgtatttattgatgagaCACGAGGTGGAGTTAAGGTGAGATTTAAAGTATGAAGATAAATTTTGGAGtcaaaaaattttaagataGGATTCAAAGAATGCAAGTTCGATTAGGTGTGGACATTTCGGTTTGGGTTTTTAAATTTCGAATTTGATAATTCgataatttgtatttaaaaatagagatcaattatcttctttttttttaattttgatttggtAATTTGATAAACGGTAAATTAAACTTCAATCGggtattttttcaattattactatatttttttttatatggaaGCAGCATATAACAGAAGAACAATAAATAAGGAGAcatcaagaaaaacaaattcGTACAAGTAAAAGACATATGTAGTTGGATTATTTGGGCTTAttctttaactttttctttgGACTAGTACTAATGTGTAATAGATGTGTTGATATATGACCTTCATTAAGTTAATAATTTGATATTCGCAAAATACCGAACATTAAATGGTACTGATATTTTATACGTAACTCAAAATACCATATCAAAATTTTATCCACAAATACTATGTCAAATACGAGTTACCGAATATCAAatgataagaaaaaatgaatttaattcaacaattcaatttttaatattttatacctagccttaaattcaataatatgtCTCATATGGTATATGTAGATGTGAGACTCGACACATATGTCACCCTTAAAAACGAAAGTTTTAGGTACCCTCAGTAATCGAAGGTAATAGGAGACTGATAAAGATTGTCGTAAGGTGGATGAAATGGAGACTTACATCATCTGCCATGTGAAATAAGGACAAAAGGTAAATTTTATGGaatgattattatatgacttATGTCTTATCGGGTGGTGTGTTgatcaaacaaaaattttcatattataagtTAAGAGTGACATAGATGATCAAGATGTTGAGTTGAATGTATGGATATatcagaataaaaaaattaataattgcGATGGCTCGTGCAAATGAAAAGAAGAGATTTAGATATCCTAATATAAGGTGTGAGAGGTTGATCGTTGTAGTGTTGAGAAGGGGTAGAAGTTGgtttaagaaatatttgaatcaaTTTTGTCTTAGCCAAAATTTCCGATCATATATGGGCTTAGTTCCTCATTTCTTCAACATATGTAAATTTTAGACTTGTTTTGAAATTGATATTACGACATATGATTCTTTCATTAcaaatctattaaaaaaatttacttcgTACACAATTTTCAATCAACATGCTCAAATGCCAACCATGGTCGGTAGATAcgcaaaaatttaaaaaattatttataacaaTTACATATTCGATATAACCCCGAGAGACTATTTCCGACTAGATTAGATGAACAAAGAATTTTCAAGCCCGAAGTTTGATGTCAGGCCCAAACATGCATTCTCTCCGAGCCCATTTAGGCCCGTTTCCGTTCTTCGATCCCCTTTTGGGTCTCCACGACCAATAATTCACTTTCACTTTTGCTTCTAATGGCGTCTCCAAACCCTCACAGTTCGCCGCCCGTCGCCGTTGACCAACGCCGCCTTCAATTTACTCCGGTTGATTTACCTCTCACTCCGCCGGTAAGTACTCCTCTTCGTCACTGTTGCTCGGAGCTTTTTGTGTTTTAGAATGACAACTTCAAGTGATGAAAACTGAGTTCTAAAtctaatatttatacatttttaatgaatttcttTGCACAAATACACTAATGGATCTTCATTTTGAAGACGAGAAGTTCTGTATCTCTGCTTGAGTTGATGTTGATTAATAAAGTTGTTTTTATGCTTAGTGTATCTCTTGAGTTTGTTTGATTGAATCAATCTTTGTCCTTGCTGATAGTTAGTACACTGATGATTCATGGAAACTTAGCTTAAAGTAGAATTCAGCTAGTTTTGgagcttctagtgatgaatttggGATTCTTCGATGAGCTTATTCGGGGTTCCATTGAAAAAGGAGGTTGTagatttaaatattaagttCGAATAGTCACTTTTGTCGAAGCACGGGAgtgaaaaaagttaaatttttttggtcTAACCATCTGGTATCTGAAGCACACTTGCCCGACTGATCTCTATTCGCGCTGGAAAGACTAAATGGGTGAAGTGCACTCTACTAAGAAGTTCTTGATTCCCAGACTCTGAAATGATAATGACGGAAACATTAGATGCCAAATGTTTTTTCTTAGAAGCTACTTTGATACAGTATGTTTCTTTAGGATTTCCATCTTGCTGAGCCGTGGGACTAATGTATACTGAAGAATTTAAAATCTTAGCATTATTCAGACATGCATCAATCAGTCTATTAATTGGATTGCGCTGCTGATGACTAAGATTAAAAGGGCAGCCCGGTGTACTAAAGCTCCCACAATCTCTGAGAAATACAAAAGAATGCAATGTGTTGTAGCTAGTGATTTGCCAAGCTTGATCCTTGCTTAGACAAAACTTTTAAGTGTAACTCTTTGAAGTACCTGATTATAGTCTATTTAGTGCTTGACAAGGTGTGGTAAAATAATTTGGGATTCTTCGATGATCTTATTTGGTTCGATTGAAAAAGGAGGTTgtagatttaaaaaattaaattcgaATAGTCACTTTTGTCGTAGCATGGGAGtgaaaaaagttgaatttttttggtttaacCATCGGGTATCTGAAGCACACTTGCGCAACTAATCTCTATTCAAGCTGGAAAGAAGACTAAATGGTCTAAGAGCACTCTACTAAGAAGATTCCCAGACTCTTAAATGGAATGATGGAAATATTAGATGCCGAATGGTTTTTCTTAGAAGCTACTATATTACACATTTGATATGCTATGTTTCTTTAGGATTTCCATCTTGCTGAGCTGGTATACCGAAGCATTTCTGAATCTTAGCATTATTTAGATGTCATCAATCAGTCTATTAATCGGATTACATTGCTGACGAAGACTTAAAAGGCACCCCCTGGTGTACTAAAGCTCCCATGATCTCTGAGAAATACAAAAGAATGCAATGTATTGCAGCTAGTGATTTGCCAAGCTCGATCCTTGCTTAGCAAAACTTTAAGCCTAACTCTTTGAAGTACCCGATTATAGTCTATTAGTGCTTAAAGAGGTGCGATACAATGATTCTCAAAAAGGCAATGGTTGGTCATATGGTTATGCTATCATGTAGCCACTTAAAATGTGTCTGCTACTTCAGTTTCTTGTTTATGGTGTTGAATTATAAGATCTTCCTTGAGGCTCTTTTCCATAGTATTTTGCCAAAGATCACCTGTTGTTGCTAATATTTTGTTATACGAATTTCATACATGTTGTCGACATTCAGATTCAGACATATAAGCTCAAAGTTTGGACATACACTTTTGAAATTAAGTAACTTGTGTGatttcatgtaaatgtttaACGTGCATCAGCTGCGTTGGATTTCCTTCGTTGATTCATATTTGTGAAGTGTTTGCTTTTATTTAGATGGCAGATGCTATTCCTGAGGGTATTGTAGATCTAACCAGTCTGACTGAAGCAAGCACAGGCGAGAAGcgaaaaagagaaggaagattAAGATCTAGAGtttggcaacactttacaaAGCTAATAAAGGAGGATGGAACTTGTGACAAATGCAAGTGTAATCATTGCCACAAAATTTTCACTTCTTCAACCCGAAGTGGAACAACTCATTTGCTTCGTCATATAAGTGAAGGAATATGCCCAGCATTTAAGAAAGTCAAAAAGGAGAACTCACCATCAATTTTCAGCTATATAGGTGGTAGCATAGACCGAAAAGTTGGTATTAGCCCTTGGAAGTTTGATCAAGAACTAGGTCAAGCATCTTTTGAACAGTCAATTGACGCTCATGATGACTTGTTGCCAATAGGGTTAGATGATATTGAACGTCAAACATGCACTGCATCAGAAAGTGATTATGTCAGCCAAGCATCAATGCCTGTATTTTCAAAACTTCCTCAACAACCTGCTGTGAAGTCCCATCCTATTTCAGAACCATGGATGACTGAGTTGAAGGCTTGTGTAGGTAAACTCGTTGAACTCACAAACGGAGGAGTTTCAAAGCCTACTAGCACGGATAACAAGACTTGTGTAGCTGTTACTACTCCCGATCTCTCTATATCTTCTGTTGTTAAGTGCTTGAATGAGATGGAGGATATACCACAATCAAGTGCAATGTATTTAGATGCTTTGGATCTCGTAAGGGATCCAGAAGAACGAGAGTGTTTCATCTGTTTAAACCCAGAGCCGCGTAGGAGATGGCTGCAAAGGATGTTGCACCGTCGCTTCCCCTTGCGCTATAGCACTGATGTTTGACCAACTGTAAGTAATCAACACAATCTGCTGGTGGAGGATCACAACACTTACTCAAGAACAAGGGAGATGTCGTTTAACAACCGCGCAAGGTCTTCTCATGAATACTTGTTTTTTATGTCAAAGGTTACTTGACCAAGCTCTGATTATCCATGACCTTATGTTGTAGTACTCTACTTATTGAAAGTTCAAACAGGAAATGAAAAGTTGTACtacaataattataaataaacatatatttgtTCGACACACTATTGTTATCAAATGGCTAAAAGAGCACAATCAATGTTTCTTTTTGGATTTTGGTTTTCGTTCGTCGTTTGGAGCCTGCATTGAAACTCCCTGCTAAGTTTAGATTACGTACTACATGATCCATTTAAGGGTAGTGTTTCTGATAAAATTTTCTCCATATCTAGCTCGAATCCAAAACATTTAGTCAAGGGAAAGAACAATCTTACTGTTGGAATATACCATATAGTTACAAAAATTAAGGAACTATACGAGCAATCTAAcgaatataaaattaaagtgtgtcatataaattggaCGAAGAAAAATAGTTTTGATGACATTTTGGAAAATGAAATTATAGCAAATAGGAATGATACACGTGTCTTTTGATAAACCCCATTTGGCTCACTCTTATATAAAACCCTTTCACCTCCTTCACTTTCTTCTTTAGGGTTTTTGGCAGAAATGGCGACTCGTTATCTTACTCGTTCTCTACTCACTACTCTCTCTCGCTCATACActactctttctctctctacaccTCTTCcatcttctttctctctcctcCGTTTTCGTCCTCTCATCGCCGTCGCAGCGAATCTTCGAACCTTTACTCCGGCAACGTTAACGGCGGCGACGTCGTTGAGAGGTTTCGCGACTCGTCAAACGTCGTCGTCGTTGAATGACCCGAACCCGAACTGGTCTAATCGTCCACCGAAGGAGACGATTTTGCTTGATGGATGTGATTTTGAGCACTGGCTTGTTGTGATGGAGAAGCCTGAAGGTGATCCTACAAGAGATGA
Proteins encoded:
- the LOC107032162 gene encoding uncharacterized protein LOC107032162; amino-acid sequence: MASPNPHSSPPVAVDQRRLQFTPVDLPLTPPMADAIPEGIVDLTSLTEASTGEKRKREGRLRSRVWQHFTKLIKEDGTCDKCKCNHCHKIFTSSTRSGTTHLLRHISEGICPAFKKVKKENSPSIFSYIGGSIDRKVGISPWKFDQELGQASFEQSIDAHDDLLPIGLDDIERQTCTASESDYVSQASMPVFSKLPQQPAVKSHPISEPWMTELKACVGKLVELTNGGVSKPTSTDNKTCVAVTTPDLSISSVVKCLNEMEDIPQSSAMYLDALDLVRDPEERECFICLNPEPRRRWLQRMLHRRFPLRYSTDV